In Arachis hypogaea cultivar Tifrunner chromosome 17, arahy.Tifrunner.gnm2.J5K5, whole genome shotgun sequence, a single window of DNA contains:
- the LOC112764806 gene encoding filament-like plant protein isoform X2 — protein sequence MDKKRWLWKHNSSKKGPGETDSSGSVSSHSEEGSKESPNGSSLSPAVTSKTAAWANDANCPFSNEQLPVETSKPLSTAGMMNDGLLEKDEHGENENIKNVEEGYLMSKKLSAALVNVNTKEDLVKQHAKVAEEAIAGWEKAENEVSFLKKQLEAATHKSSTLEDRVTHLDGALKECVRQLRQTREKQEENMGDAIEQRTCDLELAKIKLQRRVSELQSKLEACNAKSSVDLEFCHKVELLEKENMALRQELLAQSEELEMRTIERDLSTQAAETASKQYLESIKKIAKLEAECRRLKSIASRASVVNDHKSAVSSSFCVESFTDSQSDSGEQLNAVEIDTHKTTCSDPNKCEPSCSDSWASALIVELDQFKNEMSRQTPTNSVKLDLMDDFLEMERLVALPETKNESHVQESVVDDHCIIEKSSPGAQFEIMNKQMDELREKLEKVELEKAELEMALMKSEESIKESQHQMSYTEKKVEELQEELENAYKSKEMIENYLISMEAEAQTLSAKVDVLEAEVDKERAVSEEIAMKFKVLEQELQTKSAEVDVLEAEVNKERTASDKMVTKCKDLEEKLKTKSADVDILEAEVNKERVASDKIMTKCKDLEEELKSKSAKLDLLEAEVDKERAVSEEIAMKFKDLKEELESKKQEEILRSTSSSYAEKKIKQEDLALAAGKLAECQKTIASLGNQLKSLATLEDFFIDTASIPASPSLVAQASGELWKLHSNDTFSPKRDSNTSGLAVGSSGQSLNKNEESLPPLSSSSTSLAALTPNHVGSEKSRNGFAKFFSRTKSGIRLEI from the exons ATGGATAAGAAGAGATGGTTATGGAAACATAACTCTTCCAAGAAGGGTCCTGGCGAAACCGATAGCTCTGGATCAGTATCATCTCATTCTGAG GAAGGATCGAAGGAATCTCCAAATGGAAGTAGCCTGTCCCCTGCTGTCACCTCAAAAACCGCAGCCTGGGCAAATGATGCAAATTGTCCATTTTCTAATGAACAATTGCCTGTAGAAACTTCAAAACCTCTATCTACTGCAGGTATGATGAACGATGGTTTGCTAGAGAAAGATGAACATggagaaaatgaaaatataaaaaatgtagaGGAAGGTTATCTTATGTCGAAGAAGCTATCTGCAGCGCTCGTCAATGTCAATACCAAAGAAGATTTGGTTAAGCAGCATGCGAAAGTTGCTGAAGAAGCCATTGCAG GCTGGGAAAAGGCTGAAAATGAAGTGTCATTTTTGAAGAAGCAACTTGAAGCAGCAACTCACAAGAGTTCCACTCTGGAAGATCGAGTCACCCATCTTGATGGTGCACTTAAGGAGTGTGTTAGGCAGTTAAGACAGACAAGAGAAAAGCAGGAAGAGAATATGGGTGATGCAATAGAACAGCGGACTTGTGACTTGGAATTGGCCAAAATTAAACTTCAGAGAAGAGTTTCTGAGCTCCAGAGCAAATTAGAGGCTTGTAATGCCAAATCTTCTGTTGATCTTGAATTTTGTCACAAGGTTGAGCTTTTGGAGAAAGAGAACATGGCTCTCCGGCAGGAACTCTTGGCTCAATCAGAAGAGCTGGAAATGAGGACAATTGAGAGAGATTTAAGTACTCAAGCTGCTGAGACAGCTAGCAAGCAATACTTAGAAAGCATCAAGAAAATAGCCAAGCTGGAGGCTGAGTGCCGGAGACTGAAGAGCATTGCTTCAAGAGCTTCTGTAGTTAATGATCATAAATCTGCTGTTTCATCCTCATTTTGTGTTGAGTCTTTCACAGACAGTCAATCAGACAGTGGGGAGCAACTTAATGCAGTTGAGATTGATACCCACAAGACAACCTGCTCAGACCCGAACAAGTGTGAGCCGAGTTGTTCTGATTCATGGGCATCTGCATTAATAGTCGAGCTTGATCAGTTTAAGAATGAAATGTCCCGACAAACTCCAACCAATTCTGTTAAACTTGATCTCATGGATGATTTTCTTGAAATGGAACGACTTGTTGCATTGCCTGAGACCAAGAATGAAAGCCATGTCCAGGAGTCAGTTGTTGACGATCACTGCATTATTGAGAAAAGCTCTCCCGGAGCACAGTTTGAGATCATGAATAAACAAATGGATGAACTAAGAGAGAAGTTAGAGAAGGTTGAATTGGAAAAAGCTGAACTAGAGATggctttgatgaaaagtgaagaGTCTATTAAGGAGTCGCAGCATCAGATGAGTTACACAGAAAAAAAAGTGGAGGAGTTGCAAGAGGAACTTGAAAATGCCTACAAATCAAAAGAAATGATAGAAAATTACCTGATTAGCATGGAGGCAGAAGCTCAAACATTATCAGCAAAGGTTGATGTATTAGAAGCAGAGGTAGATAAGGAGAGGGCCGTGTCGGAAGAAATTGCGATGAAGTTTAAGGTGTTGGAGCAAGAGCTACAAACCAAATCTGCAGAGGTTGACGTATTAGAAGCAGAGGTTAATAAGGAGAGGACTGCATCTGATAAAATGGTGACCAAGTGTAAGGACTTGGAGGAAAAGCTAAAAACTAAATCTGCAGATGTTGACATATTAGAAGCAGAGGTTAATAAGGAGAGGGTTGCTTCGGATAAAATCATGACCAAGTGTAAGGACTTGGAGGAAGAGCTAAAATCCAAATCTGCAAAGCTTGACTTATTAGAAGCAGAGGTAGATAAAGAAAGAGCTGTGTCagaagaaattgcaatgaaattTAAGGATTTGAAGGAAGAGCTAGAAAGCAAGAAGCAGGAAGAGATACTTAGATCAACAAGTAGCTCTTATGCAGAAAAGAAGATAAAGCAG GAGGATCTAGCTCTGGCTGCCGGAAAGCTTGCAGAGTGCCAGAAAACAATAGCTTCCCTGGGGAACCAGTTAAAATCCCTAGCTACACTGGAAGATTTCTTTATTGACACTGCTAGCATTCCAGCAAGTCCGTCGCTTGTTGCTCAAGCCAGTGGCGAGTTATGGAAGCTGCATTCCAACGACACATTTTCACCGAAAAGAGATTCCAATACTTCAGGGTTGGCTGTTGGGAGCTCTGGCCAATCCTTAAACAAAAACGAAGAGAGCTTGCCGCCTTTGTCATCTTCATCAACTTCTTTGGCTGCCCTCACACCAAACCATGTCGGTTCTGAGAAGAGTCGAAatggttttgcaaaatttttctcTAGAACAAAGAGTGGGATCAGATTGGAAATTTAG
- the LOC112764806 gene encoding filament-like plant protein isoform X1, with protein sequence MDKKRWLWKHNSSKKGPGETDSSGSVSSHSEQEGSKESPNGSSLSPAVTSKTAAWANDANCPFSNEQLPVETSKPLSTAGMMNDGLLEKDEHGENENIKNVEEGYLMSKKLSAALVNVNTKEDLVKQHAKVAEEAIAGWEKAENEVSFLKKQLEAATHKSSTLEDRVTHLDGALKECVRQLRQTREKQEENMGDAIEQRTCDLELAKIKLQRRVSELQSKLEACNAKSSVDLEFCHKVELLEKENMALRQELLAQSEELEMRTIERDLSTQAAETASKQYLESIKKIAKLEAECRRLKSIASRASVVNDHKSAVSSSFCVESFTDSQSDSGEQLNAVEIDTHKTTCSDPNKCEPSCSDSWASALIVELDQFKNEMSRQTPTNSVKLDLMDDFLEMERLVALPETKNESHVQESVVDDHCIIEKSSPGAQFEIMNKQMDELREKLEKVELEKAELEMALMKSEESIKESQHQMSYTEKKVEELQEELENAYKSKEMIENYLISMEAEAQTLSAKVDVLEAEVDKERAVSEEIAMKFKVLEQELQTKSAEVDVLEAEVNKERTASDKMVTKCKDLEEKLKTKSADVDILEAEVNKERVASDKIMTKCKDLEEELKSKSAKLDLLEAEVDKERAVSEEIAMKFKDLKEELESKKQEEILRSTSSSYAEKKIKQEDLALAAGKLAECQKTIASLGNQLKSLATLEDFFIDTASIPASPSLVAQASGELWKLHSNDTFSPKRDSNTSGLAVGSSGQSLNKNEESLPPLSSSSTSLAALTPNHVGSEKSRNGFAKFFSRTKSGIRLEI encoded by the exons ATGGATAAGAAGAGATGGTTATGGAAACATAACTCTTCCAAGAAGGGTCCTGGCGAAACCGATAGCTCTGGATCAGTATCATCTCATTCTGAG CAGGAAGGATCGAAGGAATCTCCAAATGGAAGTAGCCTGTCCCCTGCTGTCACCTCAAAAACCGCAGCCTGGGCAAATGATGCAAATTGTCCATTTTCTAATGAACAATTGCCTGTAGAAACTTCAAAACCTCTATCTACTGCAGGTATGATGAACGATGGTTTGCTAGAGAAAGATGAACATggagaaaatgaaaatataaaaaatgtagaGGAAGGTTATCTTATGTCGAAGAAGCTATCTGCAGCGCTCGTCAATGTCAATACCAAAGAAGATTTGGTTAAGCAGCATGCGAAAGTTGCTGAAGAAGCCATTGCAG GCTGGGAAAAGGCTGAAAATGAAGTGTCATTTTTGAAGAAGCAACTTGAAGCAGCAACTCACAAGAGTTCCACTCTGGAAGATCGAGTCACCCATCTTGATGGTGCACTTAAGGAGTGTGTTAGGCAGTTAAGACAGACAAGAGAAAAGCAGGAAGAGAATATGGGTGATGCAATAGAACAGCGGACTTGTGACTTGGAATTGGCCAAAATTAAACTTCAGAGAAGAGTTTCTGAGCTCCAGAGCAAATTAGAGGCTTGTAATGCCAAATCTTCTGTTGATCTTGAATTTTGTCACAAGGTTGAGCTTTTGGAGAAAGAGAACATGGCTCTCCGGCAGGAACTCTTGGCTCAATCAGAAGAGCTGGAAATGAGGACAATTGAGAGAGATTTAAGTACTCAAGCTGCTGAGACAGCTAGCAAGCAATACTTAGAAAGCATCAAGAAAATAGCCAAGCTGGAGGCTGAGTGCCGGAGACTGAAGAGCATTGCTTCAAGAGCTTCTGTAGTTAATGATCATAAATCTGCTGTTTCATCCTCATTTTGTGTTGAGTCTTTCACAGACAGTCAATCAGACAGTGGGGAGCAACTTAATGCAGTTGAGATTGATACCCACAAGACAACCTGCTCAGACCCGAACAAGTGTGAGCCGAGTTGTTCTGATTCATGGGCATCTGCATTAATAGTCGAGCTTGATCAGTTTAAGAATGAAATGTCCCGACAAACTCCAACCAATTCTGTTAAACTTGATCTCATGGATGATTTTCTTGAAATGGAACGACTTGTTGCATTGCCTGAGACCAAGAATGAAAGCCATGTCCAGGAGTCAGTTGTTGACGATCACTGCATTATTGAGAAAAGCTCTCCCGGAGCACAGTTTGAGATCATGAATAAACAAATGGATGAACTAAGAGAGAAGTTAGAGAAGGTTGAATTGGAAAAAGCTGAACTAGAGATggctttgatgaaaagtgaagaGTCTATTAAGGAGTCGCAGCATCAGATGAGTTACACAGAAAAAAAAGTGGAGGAGTTGCAAGAGGAACTTGAAAATGCCTACAAATCAAAAGAAATGATAGAAAATTACCTGATTAGCATGGAGGCAGAAGCTCAAACATTATCAGCAAAGGTTGATGTATTAGAAGCAGAGGTAGATAAGGAGAGGGCCGTGTCGGAAGAAATTGCGATGAAGTTTAAGGTGTTGGAGCAAGAGCTACAAACCAAATCTGCAGAGGTTGACGTATTAGAAGCAGAGGTTAATAAGGAGAGGACTGCATCTGATAAAATGGTGACCAAGTGTAAGGACTTGGAGGAAAAGCTAAAAACTAAATCTGCAGATGTTGACATATTAGAAGCAGAGGTTAATAAGGAGAGGGTTGCTTCGGATAAAATCATGACCAAGTGTAAGGACTTGGAGGAAGAGCTAAAATCCAAATCTGCAAAGCTTGACTTATTAGAAGCAGAGGTAGATAAAGAAAGAGCTGTGTCagaagaaattgcaatgaaattTAAGGATTTGAAGGAAGAGCTAGAAAGCAAGAAGCAGGAAGAGATACTTAGATCAACAAGTAGCTCTTATGCAGAAAAGAAGATAAAGCAG GAGGATCTAGCTCTGGCTGCCGGAAAGCTTGCAGAGTGCCAGAAAACAATAGCTTCCCTGGGGAACCAGTTAAAATCCCTAGCTACACTGGAAGATTTCTTTATTGACACTGCTAGCATTCCAGCAAGTCCGTCGCTTGTTGCTCAAGCCAGTGGCGAGTTATGGAAGCTGCATTCCAACGACACATTTTCACCGAAAAGAGATTCCAATACTTCAGGGTTGGCTGTTGGGAGCTCTGGCCAATCCTTAAACAAAAACGAAGAGAGCTTGCCGCCTTTGTCATCTTCATCAACTTCTTTGGCTGCCCTCACACCAAACCATGTCGGTTCTGAGAAGAGTCGAAatggttttgcaaaatttttctcTAGAACAAAGAGTGGGATCAGATTGGAAATTTAG